GCCGGTATAAGGCTCTTCCTGCGTGCCGTGACTGGTGTCGGCATAGAGCCCCAGATAGGCGTCGCGGTTGAAGGGCTGCGGGTTCTTGTCGCCCCAGTCATTGATCTCGTCGGCATCGACCCAGATCTGGCCATCCTCTTCCCAGGCGGTGAATTTCGGCAGCTTTTCGGAATTGTTGTAGGACGACACACCGGTGTCGAGCCGGTAGTCCCAGTCGTGCACTCCGCAGATCAGATCCCTGCCCCGCACATGCCCGTCGGACATGAGCGCGCCGCGATGCAGGCAGCGCCCGTAGAAGACCGAGACCTCGTCATCGAAGCGCACGACGACCAGATCGACCTCGCCCACGAGCGCATATTCCGGTGTGCGGTCGGCAAGATCGGCTGACGGGTAAATGGCGGTTTTGTTCATGAAAGTCCCTTAATCAAAATGACTGTCTCTCGTTATGACCGGCTTGGCGCTGCTGCGGATCGGGGCGGTTTCCGCCATTTCGCCCATGTTAGCGATTTTGCGCCCATACCAAAGCGCCGCGGGCGCGGCGGTGATCCCGTGCAAAATCGCGCTGATCCAGACCGCGTTGATCGCGGTATGCAGGATCGGTGTACCAAACTCGGGTGGGATCTGATCGACGATCAGCAGCGCGAACAGCGCGGTTGCCAGACCGCGCGGCCCGAACCAGCCGAAAAACAAGCGCGTGACAGGTGCCGCGTCAGTTCCGATCAGCGATAGCCAGATCGCCAGAGGCCGCGCGACGAAGAGGCTGATCAGGATCACGGCCAACATCGGCGCGGTCAGATGCGCGACGGCCTCTGGCACCAAAGCCGCGCCAAGCAGCAGAAAGGACGCCCATGACAACATCTGGCCCTCGCTTTCGGTGAACTCGTAGACGAATTTGCACGCGCCCTTGATGATCCCACCGAAGACCAGCCCGGCCACGAAGGCCGAGATGAAGCCGTTACCCCCGACCTGCACCGCCGCGACATAGGCAAGACCCGCCATCGCAAGCGCGCCTATGCCCTCGTAGATCTCGGATGTCGTGGCGCGGGCCTTGGCCTGCAACAGAACCCAGCCGCCCATCGCGCCCACCATCGCACCGACCAACGGGCCAAGCAGGATCTGGCTGAGCCCGAAGACCAACCACTGCGTGCTGTCCACCCCGGTCTGCATGCCCGTCAGGCTGGCAAACAGCAACACGACCGGCAACGCCAGGCCGTCATTCAGCCCGCTCTCGACAGTGAGCGCCCGCCTTGGCCGGATCGGCACGTTGGGGTTGGTCACTACCGCCTGCCCCAAAGCCGCGTCGGTCGGGGACAGGACCGCCGCCAGAAGCGCCACGGCGACGAAGGGCCAGGCGGGCAGCAGGATCAGGCCAACGGCCGTGCCGAGCGCCATCGCCGCAGGCAGACCGATCAGCAACATGCGGGTGGGCCAGACATGACGGCGGCGCAGCGCGGCGAAATCCGTCTGCGCAGCGTCAAGAAACAGCAAAACCACAAGGGTGATCTCGGCCACGGGATGCAGCAGCGCGTGGCTGTCATGCTCGGAAATCATTCCCGTCTGCGCCAGCACGACTCCGAGGGAGAGAAACACCATCGGCGCGGTCAAGCTGGTCGCCGACAGGCGCTTCGCGATCATCGCAAACGCCGCGGTCGCCGCGAAAATGATCAAGAAGCCAGCCATCCTGCGTCGCGTTCCAATCCCCTTGGCCTGATCACACCACATCGGGATCGTGTCACAGTCGCAGCGGGGCGGGCTAGGGGATTTGGATGCAGGTAATTCGGCAATGCTTGCAGAAACCCCGCGAAAGCGGGGCGGCAGGTTTTGCCAATTGTCATGAAACGGACGAGCCGTCCCGACATTGCGGCACGGCTCTGGTTTTCAAGAAGAAAGTCCCGCAGTGGGCACGAGACTGCCCATGCGGACGGGCGGGCCTTCGCGCTAGACCGCCTTCTTCAGCGCCTCGACCAGATCGGTGCGCTCCCACGAAAAGCCGCCATCCTCATCGGGGGCGCGACCGAAATGGCCGTAGGCCGCGGTGCGGGCGTAGATCGGGCGGTTCATGCCCAGCTTCTCGCGAATGCCGCGGGGCGTCAGGTCCATCAGCCCGCCCACAGCCTTCTCGATCGCCGCGTCTTCCACCTGGCCCGTGCCGTGGGTGTCGCAATAGATCGACAGCGGCTTGGCCACACCAATCGCGTAGCTCAACTGGATCGTGCAGCGCGCGGCCATGCCGGAGGCGACGACGTTCTTGGCGAGATAGCGCGCGGCATAGGCCGCGGAGCGGTCCACCTTGGTCGGGTCCTTGCCCGAGAACGCGCCGCCGCCATGGGGTGCGGCCCCGCCATAGGTGTCGACGATGATCTTGCGCCCGGTCAGCCCGGCGTCACCGTCGGGCCCGCCGATCACGAACTTGCCCGTCGGGTTCACCCACCATTCGGTGTCGGCGGACAGCCAGCCCTGCGGCAGCACTTCGGTGATGTAGGGCTCGACCACGGCGCGCACATCTGCGCTGGTCATGGCCTCGTCGAGATGCTGGGTCGACAGCACGACCGAGGTCACTCCAACGGGCTTGCCGTCCTCATATTTGACCGTCAGCTGCGACTTGGCATCGGGGCCAAGCGTGGGCTCGGTGCCGTTCTTGCGGACGTCCGCCAAGCGGCGCAGGATCGCGTGGGCATAGTGGATCGGGGCGGGCATCAGTTCCGGCGTCTCGGTGCAGGCGTAGCCGAACATGATGCCCTGATCGCCCGCGCCCTCGTCCTTGTCGTTCGAGGCGTCGACCCCTTGAGCGATATGCGCCGACTGCTCGTGCAGCAGGTTGGTGATCTTCACGGTCTTCCAGTGGAACTTGTCCTGCTCGTAGCCGATGTCGCGGATGCAGTCGCGGGCGATATCCTCGATGCGGCCCATGTAGTCCTTGAGCTTCTCCTGATCGGACAGCCCCACTTCGCCGCCGATGACGACGCGGTTGGTGGTGGCGAAGGTCTCTGCCGCGACACGCGCTTCCGGCTCCTCGGTCAGGAAGGCGTCCAGTACCGCGTCAGAGATGCGGTCGCACACCTTGTCCGGGTGCCCTTCGGACACGGATTCCGAGGTGAAGAGGTAATTGCTACGTGCCATGGGGAAGTGCTCCGGTATATATGACTGCGCCCCGTCAGGAAGCCGTTGGGGCGCTTGATTGATCGAACTCGCCTACCCTTGCGCGCCCGACACGTCAACACGATTACGACGGCGCGCGGCGATCTGCCAGATCAGCAACAGCATCAACAGCCCGCGCATCGGCCAATCCCCGATCCCGGCATAGAGCGTGGCGGCGGCAGGGGCGGACAGCTTCGCGTCAAGATACGCTGCCTCGCCCAGCAGTGTCTGCGCCATGATCCGGCCCCACGGGTCGATCACCGCCGACACGCCGGTGTTGGCCGCACGCACCAGCGGCAGCCCCTGCTCGATCGCGCGCAGGCGGGCCTGTGCAAGATGCTGGTAAGGCCCGGAGACTTCGCCAAACCACGCATCATTGGTGATCTGCAGGATCAGGTCCGGCCGCGTGGCCAAGCCGCGCAGATTGCGTGGGAAGATCAGTTCGTAGCAGATCAGCGGCAGCGCCGTGCCGATCCCCGGCAGCTCGATCAGCGCGGGCCCCGGGCCGGGGGCGAACCCCGCCCCATCGCGGGACGCAAGACCGCGAATGCCCCAATGTGCCAGCAACTCGCCGAACGGGATATACTCGCCAAACGGCACGATATGGTGCTTGTAGTAAGTGGCCCCACGGGATCCGTCCGGGTTCAGCAGAAGCATCGTGTTGTGCCAGTTGCCGTCCACCCGGTCGTTGCCGCCGACGATAATCGGGACCCCGCCCCCCGCCTGCGCGATCCCCGCCAGAGTGTTGGGCGAAGCATCGAGCGGGTACGCGATCGAAGTCTCGGGCCAGATGATCACGTCGGGCTGGACCGGCGCAGATGCGGCGGTCAGATCAATCGCGCGCTGCAGGAAGACCGGGATCATGTCGGCGTCCCATTTCTGATGCTGCGGCGCGTTGGGCTGGATCAGGCGCACGGTTTTACCGGTGTCGGTGGCTAGGTTGCCGCCCAACACCAGCGCGCCGTAGCCCCATGCCGCCGCCAGCACGAGCACAGACAGCCCCGTCCCGATCACGCGCTGCTGCAGCGACGGTCCTGCGGAAATCAGGAGGGTCAAAAAGGTCAGAAGCGGCGTGCCACCAAGGCTTGCGAGCTGGGCCATCGGGTAATCTGCCCAAATGTGCCCGATGCTGGCCCATGGGAAGCCGGTGAACAGCACCGCACGCAGCATCTCCGCCGCGCTCCAAAGGGCGACCAGCGCCCAAAGCCCGCCCAGATGGCGCGCAACGCCGAAGGCCAGCGCCCAAATCAGCGCAAGACCGCCCGCCAGAAACAGAAGCGCGAAGGGGGCCATCCAGCCGTGGCGCGGTATGTCGACGAGGAACGGCTCTATGATCCAGAACAGCGACAGCGCGAAATAGCCCGCGCCGCCCGCCCAGCCAAGCCATGCGGCGTGGCCCGTCCGCGTAGTGCGGGAATACAGCCAGACCAGCCCGCCGAAGCCTGCAAGCGCCACCGGCCAAAGCGACCATGGCGCCTGGCCAAGCGCCGCCAGCACACCCAGCGCGGCCCCTTGGGCCAAAAGCGGCCAGCCGGGGCGCACCGGCGCGCGTAACGAGCGACGGATCATGCCTTAGTCGGACGTCGTGGCGTCGCCGGAAGGCTCCGGCTCGGGATCTTCAGTGGGGTGGAGGACCGGAACGAAAACCCTCAGCCGCTTGATGCGGCGGGGGTCTGCATCGACGATCTCGAACTCCGCATTGCTGGAGGGATGCTCGACCATCTCGCCGCGCGCGGGCACCCGTCCCGCCAGCATAAAGACGAGCCCGCCCAGCGTGTCGAATTCTTCGTCCATGTCGTCGTCGGACAGGCGCTGGCCGATCTCGGCCTCGAAATCTTCCAATGGGGTGCGGGCCTGTGCCAGGTAGCAGCCCGGCTTCTCCATCTTCCACAGATCGGCACCGTCAACGTCATGCTCGTCCTCGATCTCGCCCAGCACCTGCTCAATCAAATCCTCGATGGTCAGCAGGCCGTCCACACCGCCATATTCGTCTATGACCAGCGCCATGTGCTTGCGCTCGGTCTGCATCTTGGCCAGCAGCACGCCGATGGGCATGGAGGGCGGCACGAACAGCACCGGGCGCACCAAATCGGTCAGATCAAAATTGGGGCGGGTGCCGTTGAAGCCATGGGCCAGCGACAGGTCCTTGAGGTGGATCATGCCGATGGGCGTATCGAGCGTGTCCTCAAACACGGGCAGCCGGGTCAGGCCGCTTTCGCGGAATACTTCGACCAGTTCCGGCAGGCCGATGTCGCGGGGCACCGAGACGATCTCCGCGCGGGGGATCACCACGTCATCCACACGCTTGAGCCGCAGATTGCCGAGCCCGAGAGTTCCAGAGGCTTGCGCCCCGTTTACGGGAGAGTTTTCGTCCGGGCCGCTTTCGCCGGACGGGTTAAACGCCGAGACCAGCCGGGACAAAAGGCCCGGCTGCGCGGTGTCCGCGTCAGCACTTTGCTTGGGGTCTATATCTTGCGCGCGGGGCGCGGCGGTAGACGAGCCGTCAGTATCTTCGCCCATCGGTCCTTTTCCAAATGTCGGGGGCACGTCGCAGGCCCTTATGTCATATATGGGTCCGAAATCCCCAATTTTGCAAGAATGCGCGTCTCCAAACCTTCCATCAAGGCCGCATCCGGCTCATTGAGGTGGTCAAATCCAAGCAAATGCAGCGTCGCGTGCACCAAAAGATGGGTGACATGGTCGTCAAAGGTGATGCCGCCCTGCTCCGCCTCGCGCGCGCAGGTCTCGAACGCGATGGCGATGTCGCCCAGTTCCATCTCATGGGGGGCGTCACCGGGCAGCTGCGGGATCATGCCCGGCACCTGCGCCGCGCGCTCCTCGGACGGCCAGGAGAGCACATTGGTCGGCGTGGGCTTGCCGCGAAATTCGGCGTTAAGCTCCGCCACGCGCGCATCGTCGCAGCCCATCAGGCTGATCTCATACGGTCCGTCGAGCTGCATCTCGGCCAAGGCGGCGAGGCAGCCCTTCTCAGCCAGCCCGGGCAGGCCCGCATCGAGCCATCGGCTGTCTTCCGTCAAAACCTCGATCTGGGCCATTGGGGCGGCATCCTCTGATCGCGCGTGGGTCCCGGCGCGTCATTATCCTTGATATGAAAATGAAGATGGGGGAGGGCAAAACCCTCCCCCATCAGGTCATTGGGCCAACGGCCCGACGACACATTTACTGCTTGATGATACGGCCTTCGGTGTAGGGCGCAACCGGGCCGGTCTCGGCCATGTATTCCGCCAGCACATCCGCCAGATCGGGGCCGAAGTCATAGGCATTGGCCGCGTCCGTGAACATCTTGTAGCCGTCACCGCCGCCGCGGATGAAGTTGTTGGACACCACCTTGTAGGTCGCGGCCGGATCAATCGGGGTCATGCCGTCGCCCTTGTCGACCAGAACTTCCACGACCCGGCCTTCGCCCGGCGCCTTGGAGGCGTCCCAGGTGAATTGCAGGCCGGCCACTTGCGGGAAGCGACCTTTCACTTCCTCGACCTGGCTCACGCCATTCTCCAGCGCGTCGATCAGCGTCTGGCCGGACACCTCGAAGGTCGAGAGCGTGTTCTGGAACGGCAGCACGGTCAGCACCTCGCCCATGGTCACTTCGCCCGCATCGATCGACGAGCGGATGCCGCCCGAGTTGGCGATGGCGATGGTCACGCCCTGATCTTTCACGCGCTCCAGCATGGCGTCGGCGATCAGGTTGCCCATCGGGCATTCCTCGACCCGGCAGACGGCGCGGTCGCCCTCGATCGCGGCGGAGGTCTCTGCCACCACCTTGTTGCGGATCTCATCCAGCGGACCTGCAAGCTCGCTCACGCGGGCCACGATGGTCTCGTCCTCGGGCACGGTGCCGTCGATCAGCAGCGGCTCGCCCTTGGCTTCGGTGATCTTGCCCGCGTCGTCAAAGGTGACGTTCAGCTCGCCCAGGAACTTGCCGTAGGCATAGGCCTGCACGATGGCGGTGTCGCCGACCATGACCGGGTAGACATCAACCGCGCGCTCCTGCGTGTTCGACAGCAGCGTGTTCGAGTGGCCGCCCACGATCACGTCCACGCCGGTGGTGTTGGCCGCGACGACCTTGTCCACGGCGAAGCCCGAGTGCGACAGCACGATGATCTTGTTCACGCCCTCCGCGGTCAGCTTGTCGACCTCACCCTGCACGGCTGCGGACGGGTCGGAAAAGGTGATGTTGGGGCCGGGCGAGGCGAGGTCCGGCGTGTCTTCCGGGGTCAGGCCGATCAGGCCGATCTTCTCGCCGCCGCGCTCGATCACGGTGGATTTCATCAGCTTGTCCGCCAGCGCCGGCTCCGCCGAGACATCGGCGTTCGACATCAGCACGGGGAAGGACACGGCGTCCATGAAGCCTGCGAGCACTTCGGGGCCGTCGTCGAACTCGTGGTTGCCGACGGTCATGCCGTCATAGCCCAGCCCGTTCATCATCTCGGCCGCGACCTTGCCCTTGTAGTAGGTGTAGAACAGCGTGCCCTGGAACTGGTCGCCGCCATCCACGAGGATGGAGTTGTTGGTGCGCCCTCGCGCGTCTTTGACCGCGTTGACCAGACGCGCCCAGCCGCCGAAGCACTCGCCTGCGGCGTTGTCTTCGGACGAGCAGCCGCTGTCATACTTGCTGATCGGCTCGATGCGCGAGTGGAAATCATTGGTGTGCAAAATGGTCAACGAATACTCCGCCGCCGCAAAACCTGCGGACAGCGTCAGCGCCGCGGCGCTGGAAAGAAGGGTCTTGTACATGTTGGAGGTCCCCCAAGTTGGATTCTGAGACCAGAGTGGCGCGGATGATGCGGGGAGTCAAAGCCCTCGCGCCACTAATCGACCCTCAAGGCCACCTCACGCAACGGCAGCTTGGCGACTTGACCAATTCTCGGGCAACGGGCATGTCAGCGCCCATGTTGATCTACAAAATCATGCACGGCGATGCGCTCGCCGAATTTCGCGAAAGCGGCCGCTTCACCGGGGCCGCCATCGACCTTGCGGATGGGTACATCCACTTCTCCACCGCCGCACAGGCGCGCGAGACAGCGGCCAAGCACTTCGCGGGCCAGGGTGATCTGGCGCTGGTCTGGGGCGAAGAGCCCGCCGACGCGGCCCTGAAATGGGAAGTGTCGCGGGGCGGCGACAAATTCCCCCATCTTTACCGCGACTGGATGTGGGATGAGGTCGAAGGCGAAGCGCCGCTGCCGTGGAACGGCACCGCGCATGAGTTCCCGTCAGGCGTGAAATGAGCCTGATCGAGCGCGCGGGCCTCTCGCTGCTGCAAAATTTCGACCCGGAACGCGCCCATGGGCTGGCGCTTTCGGCATTGAATATGGGGCTTGGCGGCGGGCGCGGGCCTGTGCGCTCCGACCGGTTGCGGGTGAGCCTTGCCGGGATGGAGTTGGCCAACCCGGTTGGCCTTGCCGCGGGCTTTGACAAGAACGCCGAGGCCATTGGGCCGCTTGCACAAGCGGGGTTCGGCTTTCTGGAGGTTGGCGCGGCCACGCCGAAGCCACAGCCCGGCAACGACAAGCCGCGGCTCTTTCGCCTTACCGAAGATCAGGCAGCGATCAACCGCTTTGGCTTCAACAATGACGGGATGGAGGCGATCGCCGCCCGCCTTGCACGCCGCGTCGTCGGCGTTCCGGTCGGTCTGAACCTTGGCGCGAACAAGACAAGCGACGACCGCGCCGCCGATTTCGCGACCGTGCTGCGCCATTGCGGGCCGCATGTCAGCTTCGCGACGGTCAATGTCTCCTCGCCCAACACCGAGAAGCTGCGCGACCTGCAGGGCCGCGCGGCGCTCTCCGCACTGC
The nucleotide sequence above comes from Litoreibacter ponti. Encoded proteins:
- a CDS encoding quinone-dependent dihydroorotate dehydrogenase; the protein is MSLIERAGLSLLQNFDPERAHGLALSALNMGLGGGRGPVRSDRLRVSLAGMELANPVGLAAGFDKNAEAIGPLAQAGFGFLEVGAATPKPQPGNDKPRLFRLTEDQAAINRFGFNNDGMEAIAARLARRVVGVPVGLNLGANKTSDDRAADFATVLRHCGPHVSFATVNVSSPNTEKLRDLQGRAALSALLAGVMEARAELKRPIPVFLKIAPDLDDDALAEIAEVAVEAKLAGIIATNTTLSREGLRSRHRGEAGGLSGQPLFETSTRVLARLSQLTDGQMPLIGVGGVGSAAQAYAKIRAGATAVQLYTAMVYGGLSLAGEIARGLEPLLEADGFASVQDAVGTGRGDWL
- a CDS encoding bifunctional metallophosphatase/5'-nucleotidase, whose translation is MYKTLLSSAAALTLSAGFAAAEYSLTILHTNDFHSRIEPISKYDSGCSSEDNAAGECFGGWARLVNAVKDARGRTNNSILVDGGDQFQGTLFYTYYKGKVAAEMMNGLGYDGMTVGNHEFDDGPEVLAGFMDAVSFPVLMSNADVSAEPALADKLMKSTVIERGGEKIGLIGLTPEDTPDLASPGPNITFSDPSAAVQGEVDKLTAEGVNKIIVLSHSGFAVDKVVAANTTGVDVIVGGHSNTLLSNTQERAVDVYPVMVGDTAIVQAYAYGKFLGELNVTFDDAGKITEAKGEPLLIDGTVPEDETIVARVSELAGPLDEIRNKVVAETSAAIEGDRAVCRVEECPMGNLIADAMLERVKDQGVTIAIANSGGIRSSIDAGEVTMGEVLTVLPFQNTLSTFEVSGQTLIDALENGVSQVEEVKGRFPQVAGLQFTWDASKAPGEGRVVEVLVDKGDGMTPIDPAATYKVVSNNFIRGGGDGYKMFTDAANAYDFGPDLADVLAEYMAETGPVAPYTEGRIIKQ
- the ybeY gene encoding rRNA maturation RNase YbeY: MAQIEVLTEDSRWLDAGLPGLAEKGCLAALAEMQLDGPYEISLMGCDDARVAELNAEFRGKPTPTNVLSWPSEERAAQVPGMIPQLPGDAPHEMELGDIAIAFETCAREAEQGGITFDDHVTHLLVHATLHLLGFDHLNEPDAALMEGLETRILAKLGISDPYMT
- a CDS encoding hemolysin family protein codes for the protein MGEDTDGSSTAAPRAQDIDPKQSADADTAQPGLLSRLVSAFNPSGESGPDENSPVNGAQASGTLGLGNLRLKRVDDVVIPRAEIVSVPRDIGLPELVEVFRESGLTRLPVFEDTLDTPIGMIHLKDLSLAHGFNGTRPNFDLTDLVRPVLFVPPSMPIGVLLAKMQTERKHMALVIDEYGGVDGLLTIEDLIEQVLGEIEDEHDVDGADLWKMEKPGCYLAQARTPLEDFEAEIGQRLSDDDMDEEFDTLGGLVFMLAGRVPARGEMVEHPSSNAEFEIVDADPRRIKRLRVFVPVLHPTEDPEPEPSGDATTSD
- the metK gene encoding methionine adenosyltransferase, producing the protein MARSNYLFTSESVSEGHPDKVCDRISDAVLDAFLTEEPEARVAAETFATTNRVVIGGEVGLSDQEKLKDYMGRIEDIARDCIRDIGYEQDKFHWKTVKITNLLHEQSAHIAQGVDASNDKDEGAGDQGIMFGYACTETPELMPAPIHYAHAILRRLADVRKNGTEPTLGPDAKSQLTVKYEDGKPVGVTSVVLSTQHLDEAMTSADVRAVVEPYITEVLPQGWLSADTEWWVNPTGKFVIGGPDGDAGLTGRKIIVDTYGGAAPHGGGAFSGKDPTKVDRSAAYAARYLAKNVVASGMAARCTIQLSYAIGVAKPLSIYCDTHGTGQVEDAAIEKAVGGLMDLTPRGIREKLGMNRPIYARTAAYGHFGRAPDEDGGFSWERTDLVEALKKAV
- a CDS encoding DUF952 domain-containing protein; translation: MLIYKIMHGDALAEFRESGRFTGAAIDLADGYIHFSTAAQARETAAKHFAGQGDLALVWGEEPADAALKWEVSRGGDKFPHLYRDWMWDEVEGEAPLPWNGTAHEFPSGVK
- the lnt gene encoding apolipoprotein N-acyltransferase, whose product is MIRRSLRAPVRPGWPLLAQGAALGVLAALGQAPWSLWPVALAGFGGLVWLYSRTTRTGHAAWLGWAGGAGYFALSLFWIIEPFLVDIPRHGWMAPFALLFLAGGLALIWALAFGVARHLGGLWALVALWSAAEMLRAVLFTGFPWASIGHIWADYPMAQLASLGGTPLLTFLTLLISAGPSLQQRVIGTGLSVLVLAAAWGYGALVLGGNLATDTGKTVRLIQPNAPQHQKWDADMIPVFLQRAIDLTAASAPVQPDVIIWPETSIAYPLDASPNTLAGIAQAGGGVPIIVGGNDRVDGNWHNTMLLLNPDGSRGATYYKHHIVPFGEYIPFGELLAHWGIRGLASRDGAGFAPGPGPALIELPGIGTALPLICYELIFPRNLRGLATRPDLILQITNDAWFGEVSGPYQHLAQARLRAIEQGLPLVRAANTGVSAVIDPWGRIMAQTLLGEAAYLDAKLSAPAAATLYAGIGDWPMRGLLMLLLIWQIAARRRNRVDVSGAQG
- a CDS encoding cation:proton antiporter codes for the protein MAGFLIIFAATAAFAMIAKRLSATSLTAPMVFLSLGVVLAQTGMISEHDSHALLHPVAEITLVVLLFLDAAQTDFAALRRRHVWPTRMLLIGLPAAMALGTAVGLILLPAWPFVAVALLAAVLSPTDAALGQAVVTNPNVPIRPRRALTVESGLNDGLALPVVLLFASLTGMQTGVDSTQWLVFGLSQILLGPLVGAMVGAMGGWVLLQAKARATTSEIYEGIGALAMAGLAYVAAVQVGGNGFISAFVAGLVFGGIIKGACKFVYEFTESEGQMLSWASFLLLGAALVPEAVAHLTAPMLAVILISLFVARPLAIWLSLIGTDAAPVTRLFFGWFGPRGLATALFALLIVDQIPPEFGTPILHTAINAVWISAILHGITAAPAALWYGRKIANMGEMAETAPIRSSAKPVITRDSHFD